A stretch of Cynocephalus volans isolate mCynVol1 chromosome 9, mCynVol1.pri, whole genome shotgun sequence DNA encodes these proteins:
- the LOC134386556 gene encoding tripartite motif-containing protein 75-like, whose translation MAVMAALSTVLSGLEAEAKCPICLDYQRDPVTIECGHNFCHSCIKQSWENLQDSFPCPVCRHQCQEGTFRSNTQLGRMIDIARLLHITRSKRKRKEEMSLCEKHNQVLTLFCEEDLAVLCPQCTQPPDHQGHHVRPVEEAASHHRKRLRSYIEPLKKQVADVQKLLAAQDRELLELREKVENQAQKVSCEFEHLTQFLEHNQRAVFSRLAEEEKDIQQKLSANRTAFSDHIATVKGLLTEVAEKSVMSEVELLRDIRSILGRCEGLKPPALYSFQLKREACCLPPLNVALRKIIQRFREEVTLDPETAHPNLLVSEDKKCVTFVKKKQRVHQNPRRFTVSPVVLGSEGFDSGRHYWEVQVDEKPKWTVGVCKDSLSRKGKRPPSGQNRRWTVQLRNGDYVAQGAVPVTLLLMEKPRGIGVYLDYELGEISFYNLNDRSHIHSFTDTFSEVLKPYFRVGRDSKPLTICAVTGCEG comes from the coding sequence ATGGCAGTGATGGCAGCCCTGTCGACAGTGCTGTCAGGACTTGAGGCAGAGGCCAAGTGCCCCATCTGTCTGGATTACCAGAGAGATCCTGTCACCATCGAATGTGGGCACAACTTCTGTCACTCCTGCATCAAACAGTCCTGGGAGAATCTACAGGACAGTTTCCCTTGCCCTGTCTGTCGTCACCAATGCCAAGAGGGGACCTTCAGGAGCAACACCCAGCTGGGAAGGATGATTGACATTGCCAGGCTACTCCACATCACCCGgagcaagaggaagaggaaggaagaaatgtcCTTGTGCGAGAAGCACAACCAGGTCCTGACCCTTTTCTGTGAGGAGGACCTAGCGGTGTTGTGTCCCCAGTGCACTCAGCCCCCTGACCACCAGGGCCACCACGTGAGACCCGTAGAGGAGGCCGCCTCTCATCACAGGAAAAGGCTCCGCAGCTACATCGAGCCCCTGAAGAAGCAAGTGGCGGACGTTCAGAAGCTACTGGCCGCCCAAGACAGAGAACTATTAGAACTGAGAGAGAAGGTggaaaaccaggcacagaaagtgtcCTGTGAATTTGAGCACCTGACTCAGTTTCTAGAACATAATCAACGGGCAGTTTTCTCAAGGTTAgctgaggaagagaaggacatTCAACAGAAACTCAGTGCAAACAGAACAGCATTTTCAGACCACATTGCCACTGTCAAAGGTCTGCTAACGGAGGTGGCCGAGAAGAGTGTGATGTCGGAAGTGGAGCTGCTGAGGGACATCAGGAGCATCCTGGGCAGGTGTGAAGGCCTGAAACCTCCCGCGCTCTATTCCTTCCAGTTAAAGAGAGAAGCGTGCTGTCTGCCTCCACTGAATGTGGCTCTTCGAAAGATTATACAGAGGTTTAGAGAAGAGGTGACTCTAGATCCCGAGACAGCACACCCTAATCTGCTTGTCTCCGAGGATAAGAAATGTGTGACATTcgtgaagaaaaagcaaagagttCATCAGAATCCGAGGAGATTTACAGTGTCTCCAGTCGTCCTGGGTTCTGAGGGATTCGATTCCGGCCGGCATTACTGGGAGGTCCAAGTGGATGAGAAGCCTAAATGGACCGTGGGGGTCTGTAAAGACTCCCTTTCCAGGAAGGGAAAGCGGCCCCCATCGGGACAGAACAGACGCTGGACAGTTCAGCTGCGGAATGGTGACTATGTGGCTCAAGGTGCGGTTCCAGTCACTCTGCTACTGATGGAAAAGCCCAGAGGGATTGGTGTTTATCTGGACTATGAGCTGGGCGAGATTTCCTTCTACAATTTGAACGACAGGTCTCACATCCATTCTTTCACCGACACATTTTCTGAAGTTCTGAAGCCTTATTTCCGTGTGGGACGTGATTCAAAACCTCTTACCATCTGTGCAGTAACAGGCTGTGAAGGATGA